DNA from Chitinophaga pendula:
AGCGCTGATATCTATACCATTTACATTAATTATCACCGGCACATTGTTCCCCGTTTGAAGTCCCTTAGTAATTTTTACTTTCATGTAGTCAATATTCGTCCATAAGGTATCTTTTGTGCTGGTATTTCTTAACCGTAGGTGTTGTTGACCGAATACGGGTACGATGCTGTCTCCTATCTTTACAACACGTTTTCCGTTCGGACCGCCAAGTATCCCCGCGATAGTGAGGGTGTCGCCGGGAACAAAGGCTTTGTCGGTACCATTGTATCCATAAATTAGAAAGGATCCATCCTCCTTGTATAAAACGGCAGAAGTAATTACAGAATAAACAGATTGGAGAAAGTCATAGTTCTTCTCTACCTTTCGACAGGCAGTTATGCAGAAAATGGCGAAAAGTAATAGATATAATAACCGGTTCATGATATTTTGTTAAAAAGCGTAGGTGAATGAAAGTGCCATATATCGGCCAGTATTGAAGCGCCTGAAGATATTATCTCCTTTATAAAGTGGCCCGCTGACACCAGGATAAGCGCCAGGCATATAGCCGGTATTCTTTTCGGCAGTATACTTGTTGTCATAGTCCTGATCTTCTACTATTCGTACCGCCTGATCTAATAAATTTTGAATATTGAGTCTTACATTCATAGACTTAAACAGCCTTTGGCTGATAGAAAGGTCTAACTGGTGCCTGGGCAATTCCAATAAATTGGGACGGATAAAGGCTTGGGCAGTTGGATTACCATTAGGCCCGGTCTCCGCGTCACCATGACCTTCCTTAGTAGACACTTTGGATACTGCATTGATCGTTGGACCTGAAATATTATAAGTCAGTGAAAATTTTAACCCCCATCCGGGATTTTCATAAAAAAGTCCTGTGTTAAGAACATATGGGGCCTGCCCCTGTAGCTGCCTGTTTTTAAATGCACTATAGAAACCTTGTTGGGCACTGTCGCCTACTGGAGCTTTGGATGCCCGACTTCTGATCAATGCACCATTGAGCATAATGGATAGGTTACGAAAGACGTTACCCGGGATAAAGGACAGACTTTTACGTACTTCTGCCTCTATACCATAAACCACAGCTTTATCCGCATTCCAGTAACTAATATTAGTGGGCAGAAATGATACTGCTCCAGATTGGTCATCCCGTATTTGCTCAATAGGATGTGTCAGATATTTATAAAATACACCTGCGTTGATGATCTCTCCCGGATGTGCTTTGGGATACCATTCCCACCGCAGATCATAGTTGTCAATTCGTGCTGTAAGCAAATTGGGATTCCCACGTATTGTCAGATCATTAAGAAAGTCGTAATCGGAGAAAGGTGAAATTTCGCGGAACTCAGGGCGGTTCACTGTTTTTCCATATCCGGCTCTGAAAAGCATGGTCGAATCAGCGAAAGAATACGTCGCATTGACAGAGGGTAACCATACATTTAATGGCTTTTCCAACAACAATGGAATAAAGGCGCCGTTTTGTACGATAGCGACAGACAGGCGTTGCCGGTCATGTTCAACACGTAGTCCTCCAATAATGTTCAGGCGCTTGTTCAACAGCTGCCAATCACCCATAGCATAAAAAGCAAGGTTGCGCTCATCCGCAACATAACTATCTGTTGGTTGGCTATCATTGTAAATCGCAAGCCCCTTCCCGTTTGCAGGGAAGTAGCCGGCAGACCATACTCTGTTCATCTCTTCTTCCTTAAACTGTATCAGGTTAGGATCGCTCCATCCGTAGTTATCATGGATGCCGGGAGGCGCAAATTCGAATCCGGCAAGATTTACACCATCGAGTCCTGCTCGGTTTACTTGAAAGAACCTGCGCTCTACTTCCCTGTTCTTAAATAGACCATAAGCGCCTGCTTTGATCTTTAGAAGAGGAGTAATAGTGTAGGTATAATCAAGTGCTCCCTGATAGTTTTTTTCATTGTTGGTAATAAAACTGCGATTCATCATTCCTAAGAATACATCACGGTAAGAGGTCATATTACTGCCTGCAGCATTAAAAAATCCGTTCTGTCCAAAGAATCGGATATTACGCTGATCGGGGATAAGCTGTCTGTAATAATTGTATCCGAGGTTCCATGCTACATGGTGCCGGCGGTTTGTACCCACCTGGTGTATACCTCTCAGGTTCCCGGAATACAATGTTCGCTGTTCAAAATTTTCCAATATATCTTTGCTGCGTATCTGTTGGGCGCTATCCTGTTTTGGGAGCTGGTTATACTGTGAAATGGAGACGGATGTATTTTTATTCCCTTCATTGAGGAAGAAATTTTTTAACTCAATAGAATGATGTTCATTCAGCTTGAGTAACAAATTCTCCATAATATTCAACCGTCCCTTTTCCATAGACTGATCCGCATGTGTGATCCTGTTGGCATCTTGCGTCATACCAGCAAAACTCATAGAATAAAGATTGCCGGTCTGACGGTATACTTGCTGAATACGATTTTCACGGGTGTAATTAACCATTGTAAAGTTGTACAGGCGAGCATGAGCACTTACCCTAACGTTGTCGAAATAGTTAATGAACCCCTGGATATCAGGACTCATCATTTTTCGGCCGTTTTGAATGTCCGGAGAGAAGGCCTGCAGCATCTTTACTTGGGCGACAGGGGCTTTCCCATAGTTGGCTGCAAATCCTGGGAGTAGGCGCGAGGGAGCGGTTCGTGTACCGTCATCAAATCCTAACCAGTCCAGGTGTCCTCCCTGATAAGTATTCCCTTCTTTGAATGTAGTCCCCGTTCTTATACCTGTTTGTATACCGATATCAAAATGTCTGACAGGCTGGGCATTTTTTGTAAATATTTTTACTGAGCCTCCGGTGACATCTCCGTAAACATCTGGCGTAGGTGACTTAAAGATGAGAATGCGATCTATGATCGGAGTGGGTAACAAATCCAGTGCAAAGGCATGTGTATATAACTCCGTACTCGGAGCCAATGCACCATTCAAGTAGGTTTGATTATAGCGGGGATTCATTCCCCGTATTACGATAAAGCGATCATCTGCAACAGTAATACCTGGGATACGTTTTACAATTTCAGCTGCATTCCGATCTGCCATCTTATTGATCTGCTCGTTTGAAATACCAGATACCACCGCATTTGCACCACGTATTTCGCTAATGATCTCTCGGTCAGTAGAGAAGGTCACAGGCGATACTCTTCTGGATCCCGCTTTGATGATTACGGCATCAAGAGACTTACCTGCTGTCATTTTTATATCATAAGTATTACTCTTGCCTTCTTCAGCCATTGCAAGAATACTATTACGCAGATAGCCAATATAAGAGATCAGTAAGTTATACTTTCCTATAGGGAGATCCCTGAACTCATAATATCCCCTTGTATCAGTAACAGTACCCTTGACGGTGCCTTCCAACTGAACGGACGCACCTGGTAGCGGTTGGGAGGTTTCAAAATCGACGATGCGTCCCTTGATGGTGCCTCCTTTTGTTTCAGAATGCACCGGGAGCGTTTGCTTTTCAGCAATACTGAAAGAAATGGTGCCTCCAATTGGCAAATAATTGAGTTGATACCTGTTTTTTAATTCTTCCAGCGCCTGCTGAAGGGATAAATATTGCCAGCTGATATTCCCTACGGCAATCTTTCTTAATGTGGTTTTGGAATAGGTAAATGAAAAGTTGGTTTGTTTGTCGAGTACTTCCAATACATCAGCAATGTTGGTATGTGTAACGGATAAGGTGACCTTTTCGGAAAGGTTGTATGACTGAGCGATTCCCGCTGTTGAAATCAACATCAACCAACAAAAACATATGGTCAAGGCTTGTCTGAATAAGGCATGGCTCCGCCTTTTTTGGGATTGATCCCAAATCTTTTTACTTTTGATCTGCATTTTTTTGACTTTTTTCCCTGGAGCTGTTCCCGCAGCTCCTTTTTTATTTAATAAAGACAGTGTCCCCTTGTATAGTAAGTGTAAGATGATAGGTAAATGCTATCCCTTGCAGCATTTGCGTAGGTGTTTCCTTACTGAAAATCGCAGAAACCGGAATATCGGGCTTGTTCTTACGATGCCATACGACTTTCCAATTATATCGTTTCGCCAATCGGTTGATGGCAGATGTCAAAGGCACTTCGTTAAATACAGTATATCCTTTAGTCCATGTGCTTACGTCATCAGGAAGTGTACTTATCTTATAAGATTTATTTTTCACCGACCAGGTAGCTAGTTTCCCTGGCTGTAAAATGGTCTGGGATATATCTCCTGCTGTTGATAACTGCACCTTACCACTTAATAATGCCACCTTAATTTCCTGCTCTCCTGTATATGCTTCAACATTAAATTCAGTACCGAGCACAAGTGTACGGGTAGGGCCTGCCTGAACAACAAATGGTTTATCTGCGTAAGGCTTGATATTGAACAATGCCTCACCGGATAATTTGACCAGTCGTACCGTGTCATCTGTACTCGTTGCCCATTCCAACCTGGAAAGCCTGTTTAACCACACCGAGGAGCCATCAGGAAGTTGAATGTGTTTTAGTTGCCGGCTGTCAGTATTAACGATAGATATGGTTGTTGGCGCAGCTTTTTTGCTGGTCTGAAGGTGCGGCAATAGATAAACGACGGATAAGCCAATAATTACAGCTGCGGCAATCCAACGGATATACCTGCGTCGAATTATCGGTAGTCGTTTGGCAGTTGCATCCTTCGGTAATGAAGGCAGTTGGTTACGCAATCGCTGGAAGGCCGTTTCCGTAAGGTCCTTGTTTTGCACCTGTGGATCATGTGCAGTAAGATCCAGTTGATCATACCATTGTTGAATGATTTGCTGTTCCGCTGGTGTGCATTCTCCCGTTAGGTACCTGTGTAACAGTTCGTTGACAAATTGCTGTTCGCTCATACTACTTATATCTCGTATAAGACGGACGAAAGTACCCCTGTCGGTATATTACCAAATTGTTATCGAAAGTGGATGCTAAAAAATGGGTAGGTGGTGTGAAAGCATTTTGCGTAAGCGTACTTTGGCTTTCTGTAAATGATTTTTTACACTTTGAGGAGTTAGGGATAATTGTTGAGCGATGTCACCAATGGAAAGATGTACCTGATAACGCATGAGGTATACTTCTCTCATACGCTCGGGAAGATTATTGACGGCCGTTTCCCAGTCACTGCTAAGTTCACGGTAATGAATAATGGTATTTTCTTTGACAACTGCAGCTGATTGCGCAACAAGTTGCTGATATAAGGCTTTTTTTTGTACTTCTCTTGTTTGTGTGCTGCGGTACCAGTCGATAACTTTATATTTTACTACAGTATACAGCCATGCTGCAAATGACCCGGTAATAGATAAGTGCTTACGGTTTTCCCATAATTGGAAAAATATATTCTGAACGATATCAAGTGCCTCTTGCTCATTCCCACATTTGCGATGAGCGAGCGTAAATGTCTCCTTCCAGTAACGATGGAATAATTCCTCATACGCGCGATTATCATCGCTCTTAAGTAATATCAGTAATTCGTTGTCGGGAAGTTGATTCATGATATACGAAACACAAATGTAACATCCGGATATTAAGGAAAAGTTAATTCCCTTATTGGAAGTCATTTATCTGGTGATGCAACGAAAGCTATTGCGTTTTCAAAAGATGAGTTGGGTCATGACATGTTTCCGAATGTCTTAGCTAGTTTTTGACGCCTGCCATTGAATGAGTTTAAACAAACTTAACTGAGATGACATCGCATTTTTTTATCGAGGTATTGACTTTTTAAGAAATTAACTTCATATTTGTATCACCTTCAGTGCTAGACTTAGAGATATACCCAAAAGAACAAGCAAATGAGACAAATGAATGATTACCCGCGTAACCCGTTAATTTGTGAGTTCTACAAAAGCAAAGTAATATTGCTGTCGTAAGCAAATTTTTTTTGTTATATTAATCCCTATCACACTGAAACAAATAAACCGAAGCCAAAATTAATTCCTTGCCATAATTAAATTAATTGTTATTCGACTAAAAATTTAATCTATGACTTATGTTAATCACCATATCCAGCTATAGCGTATAGTTTAACAAGGATAGGGGGTGGAAAGAACTGTTCCTATTAATGTTTATGAGATATTTTACCAGATTTTACGGGGATAATATATAGTACAAATTGTAAAATCTGAAAGGTGAATTTTTTAGCACAAAATTATAAATTCCAAATCCAACAGTATTGGATAGCTATGCCATATAATTATTAGAACTATATATTTATCAGAATTAATAGAGCACTATTTATCAGAAAATCCTGTACAAAGGAGAGTATGGCTTTAAATTTAGAGTCGTTCAGGGCCGTTGCCCCTGATCAAAGATTCCAATAACGTTGAGAAGTTTGTCATAGTGAGATTGCTTTTTTCTAAAATACTATCCGTTGAGGCTGTACTTTTTTGCAGCCCGTAGCGGTAGCTATGTTTTGAATCATCGTTATGTATAAAGCTGGTACATGAAGACACTATTGGGTTAACCCAACGTTGTTTCATACCCATCAGTGTTGACCATAATTACTGTCACCTAATAAAATTGCTGACTGAAGCTACAGCGGTCGCTATCTTTTGTTTATCCTATAATCGTTTAGAATATGGCGCGATTTTCCCCAGGGTGGTATGTTTTATATACCAGACCTTCCCACGAAAAAAAAGTTGCAGCGAACCTGAATGAATTGCAAATCCGTTGCTATCTCCCATTGATAAGATCGCTTCGGGCAATTGGCAACAAGTGCAAAATCATTGACACGCCCTTATTCCCCTCTTATCTCTTCATATATCTGGAAGAGATGCAGCAATATTATAGCGGACTAGATTTGGATGGTGTATTGAACTATGTGAAAATTGGAAGGGACATCGCCCGTGTACAGGACCAGGTGGTTGAAAATATTCGCCTGACTGTCGCCAGTGGCGAACAGCTGGAAGTATCCACAGAACAGTTTCTGCCGGGCGAGCAGCTCGTTATAAAGGAAGGTCCATTAGCTGGCCTTGCTTGCGAAGTAATCAATTACAATAGTAAAGATAAATACCTAGTAAGAGTAAGGTTAATGAACAGATGTATCCTTATATCTGCTGATGCCGCCAATCTATTGACCGATACTGTTATGTCATTACCAGCTTGCAGTTAAGAACTATCAACTTTTTAACCCTGACAGGATCAGGATAATATCCCCATACATTTATTAATAGTATAAATATCAGAATGAATACCGTCGTAAATGAAATAATGCCGGTGCGCATAGCCGGACTGGCAAAAGGATTGCAGATGTATGACGTCTCCTATGCTCAACGTCGTTTATGGTTGCAGGAACAGTTCGAAGATATGGGATATGTATATCATATGCCCTTTAGCTACAGGATGGAAAATATTGATGAGCATGTATTGGAAATGGCATTTATGGCATTGGTACACCGGCATGAATCATTCAGAACGACGATCGAACAGGTAGAAGGAGAGCCCAGACAATTTATTCATCCGGTAGAAGACTTTGCACCTTGGTTAGTATATGAAGATTTACGTACATGCATTGACGTTAAAGAAGTAGTAGAAAGAATTACAACGGAAATGGCCCAGGCGCCGTTTGACCTGGCACGTGGACCACTCGTAAGGGCAAAATTACTGAGGATCACAAATACTGAGTATCTCTTCCTGGTAACCCTGCATCATATTATATGTGATGGTTATTCTATGCAGCTGATGGAAGAAGAATTTAATACGTTTTATGAAATGATCTCGGCAACTGGGGATGTAAACATCCCCCCACTTCCGATGCAGTATAAGGACCATGCCGTAGGTCAAAAGAAACGGATAGAAAGCGGAGAATTGAATAAAAGCCGTACTTATTGGCTCGAACATCTCGCGGGTACACTTCCCTCTTTACAGTTATGTGCCGAAGTGACCAGACCTCTCAAAAGAAACTATGAGGGTTCCTCAGTGCATGTGCTGTTGCCGGAAGAACTCCGCTTAAACCTTTTTACATTCTGTCAGCAACGGAAAGCTTCCCTATTCATAGGCGTAATGAGCATTATCAAAATACTATTGTATCGCTATTCTGAACAAGAAGACCAGGTGCTTGGTATAGTAGTCGCCGGAAGAAACCAATTGGATCTGGAAAATCAGATAGGATTTTATGTAAACACACTCGCGTTACGCTCCCGCATACTTGCCAATAACAGCTTTGTAGAAATATTAGAGCAGGTAAAAGATATCGTCTTTAATGCCCAAACTCATCAGGAATATCCATTTGACCTGTTGGTGAACGAGCTGGGAGGTGTAAGGGACATGAGCAGGAATCCGGTATTTGATATAATGGTGAACTATATTGTACAGGAACCTATGACCCGGGATAGGATCATTGCAAATGATACCAAAGAAGGACACATTGATATACAGGAAGGAGGAATTAGCAAACAGGATATGAGTTTTGTGTTTACGGAATCTAAAGAAGGATTGACACTCGCCATAGAATATAACAGTACTATATATCCTGCCGCTTGGATGAATCGGTTCACCAGGCATTTTATTAACCTGGCAAATGCTTTGGTACAAGCACCAGATATGCCTGTGGCAGTAGTACCGTACCTGGAACTTACAGAGAAGCATCTTCTGATTGATGGACTGAACAACACATCGTATCCTTTTGACAAAGAAGCAACCATCATAGGTCTCTTTCAGCAACAGGTAAGGAAGAATCCCGATCGCATCGCTTTGCAGATGGGAGAAAAGACCTATACCTATAAGCAACTGGATGATATTACGGGGCGGCTGGCAACCTATCTTATCACAAAGGAAGAGGTGATACCAGGAGCTATTGTCGGCATTATGCAGGCACGATCACCTTGGATGATGATTAGCATTCTCGGGATATTAAAATGTGGCGCAGCCTATTTGCCGATTGATCCGGAGTACCCGGAGGATAGGATAAAATACATGCTGGAGAATGCGAAAATCGAAAGAGTACTTACGGATAAGCCAGCGCGTTGGCCAGCCAGTGCAACTGCCAGCCAGATAAGTATTAACACAGATCTGATAACCCTGCTGAATGAACTTGAACCGGCGCCGGCATCGCATCTGTCAAGTGCTGAGGACCTGGCTTACGTAATTTATACATCTGGCTCTACAGGTTTGCCAAAGGGAGTAATGATCACACATCGATCCGTGATTAACTTCAGTGAATGGCTGAAAGAGTTGATATATGCAGACGGACAGCCGCGGAACTGTATGCTCACAGCACCTATTAGCTTTGACGCTTCTGTGCAGCAACTATTCCCTCCTTTGATTTATGGAAGTAAACTGATAATTATCTCTGATGAAGAAAGGAAAGATCCTCATGCCTATGCACGCAGCATAGTCACACAGCAAGTAGCCGTACTGGACTGTACACCCGGATACCTGGAAGTAGTACTAGAGGCATTGGCAGCAATAAAGGGAGAACTGCCCGTCTTGACCACGCTGATTGGTGGAGAAGCGCTAAAGAAAGGATTGGTACAAAGATATTACACCGTATTCCCGAAAGGAAGCAGGTTGATCAATGTGTATGGACTTACTGAAACTACCGTAGATTCTACTTATGAGGTAGTACTGCCGGAAGAAGACGTGCCCTCTATCGGCAAACCTGTACATAATACAGGGATCCTGATCCTGGACAGTCGGCGCCAGTTGATGCCGTTGGGCGTGGCTGGTGAAATTGCAATCAGTGGAGATGGGGTTGCCAAAGGATATCTGTACGATGAACAAAGAACTGGGGAGAGATTTATAGCACATCCATACATAGACGGAGAGCGGTTGTTACTGACAGGAGACCAGGGATATAGGAGGGAAGATGGACGGGTCATGTTCATCGGTCGGAAGGATAATCAGATAAAATTACGAGGTTTCCGGATAGAATTGGGAGAGATCGAATTTAATATAGCCGCCCAGGAGGGAGTGGCCGAGTGTTGTGTGAAAGTTTGCAAAAACAAAATAATAGGTGACTTCCTGGTTGCTTATTATTCCGGCAATCTGATAAAGGAAAGTGAATTGAAAGCAAGATTGAAGGAAAAGCTGCCGGACTACATGATCCCCTCCCGGTTTGTATATATGGATAGGCTGCCATTGAATGCAAATGGTAAGGTGGATCGCCGGAAGCTGCCGGATGAGGATATGCCGGAAGAAATAATTCCCGAATCGTCGATATTGTTACCAGTATCCGATACAGAAATAGCATTAGCAGATATATGGAAAGAGGTGTTGGGTAAAAAACAGGTGGGTGTCGAGGATAACTTCCTGGAAATAGGAGGCCACTCGCTGAAAGCTATGCAGGTAATTACACGTGTTTATAAAGGGCTGGAAGTCGAGCTGATGCTCAAGGATATTTTTAGTTATCCAACCGTAGCGACATTGGCAGCTGAAATCGATAAACGAAAAGGAACACAAAAGGATAAAGCAATTACCAAAACTGCAGCAGCTGAGTATTATGATGTTTCCCTTACCCAACGCCGGTTATGGTTGGTAGACCAATTTGGTAAAACCGGGCATGTCTACAATGTTACAAGTGTATACGGGCTGGAAAATGTCGAAGTGGCTGCCTTGCAGCAGGCATTAGAATTCCTAGTAAACCGCCACGAAATACTTCGTACTACTATACAATTAATACAGGGACAACCTAAACAAAGGGTGCATAACTGGAGTGATTTTACAGATTGGTTAACGATCGTTGATCTGCGGCAGGAGAATCTTACAATTGATGAGTTAGGTGAAAAGATCAGGCAAAGATCTGCAATAGATCAGGACCTTTCCTCCGGTCCACTGCTGAGATGTACTTTGTTACGTACTACTAACCAGGGAGATTTACTAATCGTAGTCGTACATCACATCCTGATCGATGGTTGGTCTATGGACATATTTAAGCGAGAGTTATTGTCTTTCTATGAAGCCTTTAGTAAAGGAAAGGAACCGGTAATTCCACCACTATCATTCCAGTATAGGGATTTTGCCCGCTGGCAACAGGAAAAGATGAAAAGTAGGCAGCTGGATGCCGCCAGGGATTATTGGCTATCCCAGCTTACCGGCGAGTTGCCGGTATCAGAATTTCCGCAGGATAAGTTAAGAACAGGTATCAGGACATTTGATGGAGAGTCGCTGATTGCCATATTTCCTGCATACCTGAGAGAGAAACTAAGTGTTCTTTGCCGTAACAACGGAGCAACGTTGTTTATGGGGTTAGTAAGCATTCTGAAGGTGCTCCTTTATCGCTACACCGAACAGTCTGATATACTATTGGGTACGGTAGGAAACGGCCGGGATAAGCTGGAATTGGAAGATAAGATAGGGCTTTATGTTAACACACTTGTACTTAGAACAGCATTTCAGGCCGACACAGCTGGCTTCCTGGAG
Protein-coding regions in this window:
- a CDS encoding non-ribosomal peptide synthetase, which translates into the protein MNTVVNEIMPVRIAGLAKGLQMYDVSYAQRRLWLQEQFEDMGYVYHMPFSYRMENIDEHVLEMAFMALVHRHESFRTTIEQVEGEPRQFIHPVEDFAPWLVYEDLRTCIDVKEVVERITTEMAQAPFDLARGPLVRAKLLRITNTEYLFLVTLHHIICDGYSMQLMEEEFNTFYEMISATGDVNIPPLPMQYKDHAVGQKKRIESGELNKSRTYWLEHLAGTLPSLQLCAEVTRPLKRNYEGSSVHVLLPEELRLNLFTFCQQRKASLFIGVMSIIKILLYRYSEQEDQVLGIVVAGRNQLDLENQIGFYVNTLALRSRILANNSFVEILEQVKDIVFNAQTHQEYPFDLLVNELGGVRDMSRNPVFDIMVNYIVQEPMTRDRIIANDTKEGHIDIQEGGISKQDMSFVFTESKEGLTLAIEYNSTIYPAAWMNRFTRHFINLANALVQAPDMPVAVVPYLELTEKHLLIDGLNNTSYPFDKEATIIGLFQQQVRKNPDRIALQMGEKTYTYKQLDDITGRLATYLITKEEVIPGAIVGIMQARSPWMMISILGILKCGAAYLPIDPEYPEDRIKYMLENAKIERVLTDKPARWPASATASQISINTDLITLLNELEPAPASHLSSAEDLAYVIYTSGSTGLPKGVMITHRSVINFSEWLKELIYADGQPRNCMLTAPISFDASVQQLFPPLIYGSKLIIISDEERKDPHAYARSIVTQQVAVLDCTPGYLEVVLEALAAIKGELPVLTTLIGGEALKKGLVQRYYTVFPKGSRLINVYGLTETTVDSTYEVVLPEEDVPSIGKPVHNTGILILDSRRQLMPLGVAGEIAISGDGVAKGYLYDEQRTGERFIAHPYIDGERLLLTGDQGYRREDGRVMFIGRKDNQIKLRGFRIELGEIEFNIAAQEGVAECCVKVCKNKIIGDFLVAYYSGNLIKESELKARLKEKLPDYMIPSRFVYMDRLPLNANGKVDRRKLPDEDMPEEIIPESSILLPVSDTEIALADIWKEVLGKKQVGVEDNFLEIGGHSLKAMQVITRVYKGLEVELMLKDIFSYPTVATLAAEIDKRKGTQKDKAITKTAAAEYYDVSLTQRRLWLVDQFGKTGHVYNVTSVYGLENVEVAALQQALEFLVNRHEILRTTIQLIQGQPKQRVHNWSDFTDWLTIVDLRQENLTIDELGEKIRQRSAIDQDLSSGPLLRCTLLRTTNQGDLLIVVVHHILIDGWSMDIFKRELLSFYEAFSKGKEPVIPPLSFQYRDFARWQQEKMKSRQLDAARDYWLSQLTGELPVSEFPQDKLRTGIRTFDGESLIAIFPAYLREKLSVLCRNNGATLFMGLVSILKVLLYRYTEQSDILLGTVGNGRDKLELEDKIGLYVNTLVLRTAFQADTAGFLEILGKVKETILGAFQYQDYPFDALVEALGKEWAADKNPLFDIIVDIQTHEENDVPFEENEGNEELRIIRFGKNTSKFDLNFSFYENSKGLALSIIYNSALYSEERITALLRHYIELTTRILSAPEEPIGSLPLIGEEEQSRLSQVAKGNLLPYNTYEAVSTWFEIQTQATPGNIAVYANGHHYTYDQLNRAANKIAWYLKDKSVNGEQEMVVVCIERSFEFIAAVLSVLKAGMVFLPVDPANPDSRINDILVQSGARCMLVNGWKGTLAEGAITLNISEILQNTSTNEENLPAANRLKEAAYVIFTSGSSGQPKGVKVAHQSLMNLCAWHQQEFGIIGESRATVYAGTGFDASIWEIWPYLLKGAGLYVLPLEVQQREDLMRDFLREHKISHMFLPTAAYELLADQQVFGDGLTIFTGGEQLKKVGSGNWKLYNCYGPTEATVVASFTEVEEKDAPIPIGKPIANTRIYILDSRQQLMPYGCKGEIYIGGDGVAIGYLNDHIRTQEKFIADPWYPGQKMYRTGDWGYWNGEGQLVFVGRQDNQVKIRGFRIELEEIEKNMMQVEQVSQAVVVAHKDENGSAYLAGWYTGEISEESMKHLLAQRLPYYMIPFYLEKITAFELTTSGKIDRKSLPVPALITKRLDPNDLPATRTEKILTEIWQRIFGKGIQVGVNDNFFELGGHSIKVMQLINATYQDLDAAISFRDVFTYPNIRSLGHLIDGRLKEKNRADVKLLVKLSDGDADLPSLFCVPAILGSATAYLPLANAIQHQANSFGLFYPGFFMEQDFPQNLPGIAQLLASEIMNIQVKEKPLFLLGYSIGAWISFEMTKLLEANGYTVTLILMDKNVEIPEEGRVYLNKSDVMQEGFLSELSWLNQTFTVEETRHLEAMYKHNSDVHASHTITGMVNADIFAIQGNNPLIKTNMSTWKEYSNGLFSSFDINAIHTEILNTEHLPILSKIMKRILIS
- a CDS encoding FecR family protein, with amino-acid sequence MSEQQFVNELLHRYLTGECTPAEQQIIQQWYDQLDLTAHDPQVQNKDLTETAFQRLRNQLPSLPKDATAKRLPIIRRRYIRWIAAAVIIGLSVVYLLPHLQTSKKAAPTTISIVNTDSRQLKHIQLPDGSSVWLNRLSRLEWATSTDDTVRLVKLSGEALFNIKPYADKPFVVQAGPTRTLVLGTEFNVEAYTGEQEIKVALLSGKVQLSTAGDISQTILQPGKLATWSVKNKSYKISTLPDDVSTWTKGYTVFNEVPLTSAINRLAKRYNWKVVWHRKNKPDIPVSAIFSKETPTQMLQGIAFTYHLTLTIQGDTVFIK
- the nusG gene encoding transcription termination/antitermination protein NusG, whose protein sequence is MARFSPGWYVLYTRPSHEKKVAANLNELQIRCYLPLIRSLRAIGNKCKIIDTPLFPSYLFIYLEEMQQYYSGLDLDGVLNYVKIGRDIARVQDQVVENIRLTVASGEQLEVSTEQFLPGEQLVIKEGPLAGLACEVINYNSKDKYLVRVRLMNRCILISADAANLLTDTVMSLPACS
- a CDS encoding RNA polymerase sigma factor; the encoded protein is MNQLPDNELLILLKSDDNRAYEELFHRYWKETFTLAHRKCGNEQEALDIVQNIFFQLWENRKHLSITGSFAAWLYTVVKYKVIDWYRSTQTREVQKKALYQQLVAQSAAVVKENTIIHYRELSSDWETAVNNLPERMREVYLMRYQVHLSIGDIAQQLSLTPQSVKNHLQKAKVRLRKMLSHHLPIF
- a CDS encoding TonB-dependent receptor, with product MLISTAGIAQSYNLSEKVTLSVTHTNIADVLEVLDKQTNFSFTYSKTTLRKIAVGNISWQYLSLQQALEELKNRYQLNYLPIGGTISFSIAEKQTLPVHSETKGGTIKGRIVDFETSQPLPGASVQLEGTVKGTVTDTRGYYEFRDLPIGKYNLLISYIGYLRNSILAMAEEGKSNTYDIKMTAGKSLDAVIIKAGSRRVSPVTFSTDREIISEIRGANAVVSGISNEQINKMADRNAAEIVKRIPGITVADDRFIVIRGMNPRYNQTYLNGALAPSTELYTHAFALDLLPTPIIDRILIFKSPTPDVYGDVTGGSVKIFTKNAQPVRHFDIGIQTGIRTGTTFKEGNTYQGGHLDWLGFDDGTRTAPSRLLPGFAANYGKAPVAQVKMLQAFSPDIQNGRKMMSPDIQGFINYFDNVRVSAHARLYNFTMVNYTRENRIQQVYRQTGNLYSMSFAGMTQDANRITHADQSMEKGRLNIMENLLLKLNEHHSIELKNFFLNEGNKNTSVSISQYNQLPKQDSAQQIRSKDILENFEQRTLYSGNLRGIHQVGTNRRHHVAWNLGYNYYRQLIPDQRNIRFFGQNGFFNAAGSNMTSYRDVFLGMMNRSFITNNEKNYQGALDYTYTITPLLKIKAGAYGLFKNREVERRFFQVNRAGLDGVNLAGFEFAPPGIHDNYGWSDPNLIQFKEEEMNRVWSAGYFPANGKGLAIYNDSQPTDSYVADERNLAFYAMGDWQLLNKRLNIIGGLRVEHDRQRLSVAIVQNGAFIPLLLEKPLNVWLPSVNATYSFADSTMLFRAGYGKTVNRPEFREISPFSDYDFLNDLTIRGNPNLLTARIDNYDLRWEWYPKAHPGEIINAGVFYKYLTHPIEQIRDDQSGAVSFLPTNISYWNADKAVVYGIEAEVRKSLSFIPGNVFRNLSIMLNGALIRSRASKAPVGDSAQQGFYSAFKNRQLQGQAPYVLNTGLFYENPGWGLKFSLTYNISGPTINAVSKVSTKEGHGDAETGPNGNPTAQAFIRPNLLELPRHQLDLSISQRLFKSMNVRLNIQNLLDQAVRIVEDQDYDNKYTAEKNTGYMPGAYPGVSGPLYKGDNIFRRFNTGRYMALSFTYAF